The window AAAAGACTGCACAAGTTAATCCACGAATATTGTAAGTAAAAGAAAATTATCAGCATGGTAGGCACAGGCTAGCCAAAGGTCATCTTTTTCTACCTCTAACTGTCGAAGCGTGTCAAGGAGGAGGATCTGCTTCTGTTTAAGAAGAACCACCTGGTTCTGCAGGGAGGCAAACTCACTCCTCATGATCTGCTCGCTGTCCTGTATCGCAGCCTCACTCAACCCCTCCTCCAGCAGCCTCTGCCTCAGCTTTTCCGTGGAGACAATCACATTATCCATCGGCGCCATCAGCTCGCTGTTGGAGATCCTAGGGAACATATCCTTCACCGCCTGCAGCGCCTCCACCCACACCAGCCGGTTCTCCCTCGTATCCGCCCTCAAATGAAGCCTCTTCGTACCTGAAAAGATGGAGAACCTTCTCTCGTCCGATCGACTCTCCCTAATCGATGAGACCTAATAGCAGTAAAAAGAACGCTGTAATACCTGAAGTAAAGTAGAAGATACGCCCAGATTGGATGGAAATGAGAAGGAGAGAGGTTGATTCTTGCCTTCAGGTGGATTTCGCCGACGGGCCTGCGAGGGAGATGGGGATGGCCCTTCTTCCGGCGCGAGATCCGACGGAAGGACTCCTCGCCTATGACCTTAGAGGACAATTCGTCATCCGGCGCGAGCTCGATGCGGTCGGGGCCATGGATCTTGTAGTAGGACAGGACGCCGTCCTGGAGGACGAACCACCGGAGGCGCCACCCCCTTCCGTAGTTGACCCACTTGTGGAGGACGCCGGAGACGCCGTTCCGGACGATGTCATTGAGCCGAAGGTCGCCGCGGAAGCGGGAATCGCGGGCGGAGGAGCAGCATGGGGACGACGGTTCGGACGGCGGGAGGATGAGAAGGCGGCGTCGGCGTGGGCGCCCGTTGTCGCTGGCGGACGCGCCAAGAGGCAACGAGGGCCATCGGCATCcgttgtggtggtggtgatggtggtgccCTTCACGAATGGCGGCCGCAGGCGGAGGGGAAGGAGCCATGGTGCGATTtggtgaacgcaagaagaagaggcGCGTGGTAGTGTTGGTTTTGACGCTTCGTTGCCGCGGAAGACGGAGAGCGGTTTGGGTTTGAGATGTAGTTTTGGTTCCGCTCTTTAGAAaggaagagggagggaggaggtggAGCGAGTCGAACCGGAGACGAGACGACCGCTCCAAGAAAAACTCGCCACCGAAGAAATATGAGCGACCCGAAACGACGCGATTTATGCCTTCCCACCCACCACACTTCCCGTCCATCCGTGAAGCCTAGTTCGGGTGGGGCCCGAACTCATACCAATAAAACCGAAGGTAAATCCAGGGCGACGACCAAACCGTCGGACAGTAACGCCGTGGGAGATTTCTACGCGATTACGTAGCAATTTGCTTTTGAATTTAAACGCCTTTCGTTCGCACCGTTCGCAATCGCTTAGTTATTCGCCACGTGGTTCGTATTTATTGGCGAGGACAGGTGAGCCCCGCCCCCCCTCGGCCGCACGGATCTGAAGGCGAGAGCGGACGCGGAGGATGCCGACTCGATGTTGCACGAATCTCGATGTCGCGTTTGACCCGGACGCCACACGGGTGCGGTTCAACGGATGACGCGGCCTTGCACCGATATGGAATCCCCGTGCGCCTCTTTGCGTGTACTTTGGGCTCACCACTCTCTTACGACAAAGTGTACCCGCACGCCTCGGGGCTCGGCGTTGTGGTCCACCACGGTGTAAATCGTTGCCCGAATCGGGTGCGTATGTTATTAATGTTGCCCTTAAAATAATCATTTTCCCTGGAATTGATTTCCATGTGATTCTTAATAAGACGTTAAGAATCATAAAAGTGTTTTGATCCATCCATCTCGATGGTCTAATGATGCGGATCTTTAAAGAACAATAAACTGGGGTGAACGAAAAGAAATATAGGATGGTCGGGTCCACTATTCATTAGTTAGGAGGTATCTCTTGGAGTGTTGGGGTGGAGCCACAGTCTGAAACCCTGTGGTTCCACCACATGCAATGTCGTgtacctcttcctcctctcttcgctCCCTCAGTCGTAGGTGGATTTGGCCGATAGGAGCGGCAGGAAATGATCATCGCCTTCTCTCTTGCCATTTTGCTGGAAGACAACGCGTTAGCTCATCATCACCTTAATGAAACCAAGAAGAGCTCAATCATTGTTGCACTTAAAAGAACAACGTTATCTTCGTTTTCGTTTTCTTTTATAGGGAcaaaaagattattttaattGAAACATAAGCATGCAGTTGTGAATGGCGGTCGGTAAGCCGCAAGATATGGGCGAGATCAATCATCCTCCCGTGGTCATGTCTGGTCTGCCATCATCGTGCTTTATAAGGCGTGCAGGCCATCACATGGATGTCCCTCCGCCGATGGGACGTAGCCATCCTAGCCGGCTAGACcgtgaccaccaccaccaccaccaccctctTTTGGGTCGCGTCCGAGATGAGGAGACGCCGCCGGCTGTGGGGAGGCCGGCACCACCACGCGGAGTTCCCATACGACAGCGCTCCCACCGTGACGGCCCACCTTTGGAGGTGGATCCCGGCCCCCACCCTGCTTGGAGGGATGTGAGAAGGTCGGGCGTGCGTCGCCGTCGCGCGGTACCTGGCGGGGGTTGGGCCAGACCCACCGACCGCGTGGTTCGCTTGTGGGCTGGTCGGGGTTCTCCTGCCGCACGTGGGACGGTGGTCGGCAGGACTTCTGGTCTGGGGACGGAGTACAGGATCCGCATACGGTTATGTTTATATTGGGGATTTAGTTTCTCGGTCGGTCTCATCCATGAAAGAGGCGACCAACACCTCCGACGGGATGGCCAGTGCCGCCGAAGACCACCCCCGCCTGCTCTCAATCCGGAAGGAGGACGAGCGGATCCTCCCGCCCACTCGTGAGCGCCTCCCCTCGACGCTGCACGCATGCATGCACGCACGCATACACAGTTAGCTGTGGTTCTTCCTTGCGATCACCATGTCTTGATTCGTACGCCGTCGTCAGTGATGGTCACACGTACCTGCTCCATGGTTTCTCCGGCTCTGTTCTTCCCCAAGCTCTTGTACGTCCTCCAAAAACATGTGTAAAAGTAGCATCATAATCAATGCAAGACAGATAAATCAAAGTCAATCGAATAATTTTAGCAGTGCAAACCAAATCAAATCTCAAAACTCATGACATAGGGCAGACACCCGATCAAACATATTTGCAATAAGAGATGAAGATGATTTATCATTTGGGATGAATTCTCACTCTCTCAATAATGAATGAAGTAATATCGTGAATGGGGGGATAAATTGCTTCCAACAACAAATGAGGAATCATCCTAAGTCGATTCAATTTGAACATAGTTAAGTCCAACTTAGGTCAAACTATTTGAACCAATTTGATTTCCGTTTTAAGTCCAATTTAGAGGTCAATCGGTCATACATGGCTGTCAGGCCATCTCAATTTGGGCCGACTCAGCACAGTGTTGGGCCGACTCGGCACAGGCTCGGGTCGAGTCAGAATTCGGTCCAAGTCAGGGGCTGTGCAAGCCATCGGGTTGTCTCGGTCCGACCAAGTCCGAATCGATAGTCTCACTCATATCAGATTCGACTTTGGCCGATTGTGATTTCAAccttgattttctttttttttctcacaaaaaaataaaaaattcccattaataattataataataattaaaattttcaaaagaaccaaattaaagttttaataatacaaaataattcgattaagataaaaaatataatttaataggaTTCTGAAATTATTTTcatgaattaaaaatattaacaaaTCAATTATTCCGAATTAGATAAAATTTATGAACTATTGAAAAAAAATCAGATGTTTAAATTAGGTAGTTGTCCAAAATAAATTTTCGGAAATCTAAAATAAGTTTTATATcatctaaatataaaatttacATTGTAGTGTTTATCTCTCTGGATATTATCTTGTGCCTTCATGTTAAAACGAGGAGGGCTCTCCTCAAGGAGTCGGGAGAGAGGTTTATTAGGATTAGGAATCAGACAATTCTTGATtcggattaaaaaaaataaattaattttaactgTATTTTATTCTCTGATTAATAGAGTTTAATTAGGACtcgaactcttttttttttttttgaagttatcTGATCATAAAAAATCACTGaggaataaatatatattatgaaatatatctcTTTCTTATTTAAATATGAATTTACTGTATTTGGGGATTACAGTACAACCAGAAATTGAAAGTGAATCTTATGCACAAATCAAATCTGGAATCATATGATTCACTGGATTAATCCATCTTGCTGACAAATTTGTGGTCAATGTGAATGTTTCCAGGTTTAAGGTCAATGAAGAAGACTTAAAGGTTAAGATTCTTCTTTGCCAAAAAGGAAACGTAACTTGTCGGAAGTTGTTCAGAAGTACGACTAAAATGGCATGAAAAGGATGGAAGACTAAAATGGTATGCAAAGTAAGACTAACATAGCATAAATTAAATATTCTAGCATCTGATAGACTTATAAACTCTTAGTTTCCCTACTACTCAATCAATACGAGATTAAATGATCTTATAAAAAACGAATCACAATCTGAAGCTTCTCGTCAGATGATCTGATTCTGGAAGGAAATTTCCACGGCCTGCAGCGTCCAGCACTGGATTAAGCAGTATCCTGCTGGCAAGTCTGTGGGTGGTCAATGTGACTGTTTCCGGGGAGTAAGGCCAATGGATATTCCAAGTTATAACGAAAGCTTGGCATGCCAAAAATGAACACATTTAATGGAAGAAAGCAACTATAGAGAGCAGATTCACTTGCAGTTGCCACCGTGGATGATACGAGATCTGTGCCTCGTCCCACCATTTGTACGTATCAGATCTGTCCTCTTCCACGATACCGCGGAATTAGATTCCCGACTACCATTCACAACAGCTGTTTTCCGGTTTCAAAGACCAGCTCGTCCTACGGTTAACCATCTGGCTGGGGCCGACCTCGGATGGACTTCACTTGGATCACCGATGACGACATGTCGGGGATCGTCCGCCCGCGTATCTACTAGTTGCCACCTATACACACGGCACTTCTACTCCCCTGCGTTCGCGTTTAAGTATACCCGCTGTCTAAGCTCCGCGAATCGTCTTCACTCTTTTCTGCGATCCGAGGGTGAAATTTTCCGATGGACAGCGGAGACACGGGGAACAACGCCGCcggcaagcagcagcagcagcagcagcacctgtCGACGAGCAAACGGTACCGGGGGGTGAGGATGAGGAAGTGGGGCTCGTGGGTGGCGGAGGTGCGGTTCCACAACAGCCGGGAGAGGCTGTGGCTTGGCTCCTACCCGACTCCTGAGCAGGCAGCGAGGGCCTTCGATGCTGCCGTGTACTGCCTCCGCGGGCCCGGCGCTGCGCTCAACTTCCCCGACCAACCGCCCCACATACCCTCGGCCAGTACGCTGAACCGGGAGGAGATACGGGCCGCAGCCGTACGGTTCGCTCATGACGTGCCTAGGCGGGCTGAGGAGGCACAAGgcggtggtggagaggcatcgacTGGCGTGGTGTCTCCAGGGGAGGCGAACTCGCGAGCAATGGCGGAGTCGATGGAGGTCTTCCCGGCGTTTTACTTCCCAGGAGTATCGGGGTGGTcgaatgaggaggaagaggatgttTGGGCTGCTGCCGCTACTGCTTCTATCGATGACATTTATAGATCATCACCTCTCTGGAACTTTTGAACCCCGTTCTTCAGACGGAAACGTCGATATATTTATAGTGTGTGTGCATCTAAACAATTTTGGAGCTTGAGAACCAATGTTTTGCGAACATACTCGTAGATTTCGGAAGAGATGTAGCAGTGTCTTTGATCCACTAACTAGTATGTGAGGTGATggagatataaacaggaataacctttgtataggaacaaatactagaagaccaaaatacgtagcggaataaaatggaaacacaatcaaacagaacaccaagatatacgtggaaaaccccttcaatgtgaagggtaaaaaccacggggcaaactagagataatccactatgagaataatgaatgtacaaatctcaatctcttgcccaaaaccctagcaacaaccacaagagaataactgggatacaaggatcacgtcactgcccacaatatctaaaactcccaagtaatcacagcaagagcctactgtagatttgatctaacatgagatgagaacattgctagatgattgagaacagtctctctgcgttgtccttatcttcttccctttctttctcttccttttctaccttgttctccttcttctctttggaatctcgtggctccaaaaATCTGCTTGCTgcatttttatagctttaatctgcctctaaaacgcagccaccacacccccctaatcttaattagggttaggttaagagggggtgtgggctgtggactgataaagcccacattggctgaatatgggccatcagcccaacaacctcccccttcagcccataagggaggttgtcccatgactcctcaatgtgaagccataccgaccaactgtcggcatatctcctgtctttcttttggtaaggtcttcgtcaacatgtctgctccgttgtcatctgtatgaattttctgaagctgcaactgcttctcttcaaatacatttcgaatccagtggtatctgacatctatatgctttgacttggaatgaaacattgggttcttactcaaatggatgacactctagctgtcacaatgcaccacataatttttctgtttcagccccaattcttgtaagaattctttcatccataacatttctttgcatacctctgtagcagcaatatattctgcttctgtggtggagagagcaatacacctttgtaacctggattgccatgacacagctccccctgcaaaagta of the Musa acuminata AAA Group cultivar baxijiao chromosome BXJ3-2, Cavendish_Baxijiao_AAA, whole genome shotgun sequence genome contains:
- the LOC135631339 gene encoding ethylene-responsive transcription factor ERF017-like, which produces MDSGDTGNNAAGKQQQQQQHLSTSKRYRGVRMRKWGSWVAEVRFHNSRERLWLGSYPTPEQAARAFDAAVYCLRGPGAALNFPDQPPHIPSASTLNREEIRAAAVRFAHDVPRRAEEAQGGGGEASTGVVSPGEANSRAMAESMEVFPAFYFPGVSGWSNEEEEDVWAAAATASIDDIYRSSPLWNF